In the genome of Tropicibacter oceani, one region contains:
- a CDS encoding NosR/NirI family protein has product MTTLRSFLKTLTFLTVLVLFGLPAAAQSVLSNLLPDVQITEVVEGADSFGALHPDVPAVEVLGNGQRIGWAFITSDFVSTTGYSGKPIHTLVVVDDAAQVIGVELVKHSEPIVLIGIPDAKVKALVANYRGLDLVAEAETGGTAHALDIISGATVTIMVIDDSIIRAGLKVARQLGLGGLAVEAPDAGPRFEIDPEAEIADDWMTLEGDGTLRRLSLDVGQVNAAFAAMDDPRAGQRALTEAPETTFVEMQATLVSHPAIARVVLGQAEADNLANWLEEGDHAVAVFGRGLYSFKGSGYVRGGIFDRIVLIQDDVSVRFRDRMHKRINTIAAEGAPVFNESDLFKIPADSGFDPTQPFRIQLLVQREVGAIEKVFTTFDLGYQLPSQYLRAVAPPASAAVPDSVAEVTSQTEADAHQALWKRIWAGKTLEIGVLAVMLTVLTAVFFFQGFATRNARAFHWFRIGYLTVTLVFLGWYANAQLSVVNLMALFGSLVSGFSWQAFLLDPLTFILWFAVAAALLFWGRGAYCGWLCPFGALQELLNRVAKALHIPQWTLPWGLHERLWPLKYMIFLGLFGVSLTSIEQAERLAEVEPFKTAIILNFVRAWPFVAYAAALLIAGLFVERFFCRYLCPLGAALAIPARLRMFDWLKRYHECGNPCQSCAHECPVQSIHPTGEINPNECINCLHCQVLYQSETTCPVVIKKVRRRAKVGAAPDLSRDLSGHPNVTKSQ; this is encoded by the coding sequence ATGACGACCCTTCGCTCATTCCTGAAAACCCTGACCTTTCTGACCGTGCTGGTGCTGTTCGGCCTGCCCGCGGCGGCGCAATCGGTGCTGTCCAACCTTCTGCCCGACGTGCAGATCACCGAGGTGGTCGAAGGCGCCGACAGCTTTGGCGCGCTCCACCCCGATGTTCCGGCGGTCGAGGTCCTGGGGAACGGGCAGCGCATCGGCTGGGCCTTCATCACCTCTGATTTCGTGTCCACGACCGGCTATTCCGGCAAACCCATCCACACGCTGGTGGTGGTCGATGACGCCGCGCAGGTGATCGGGGTCGAGCTGGTCAAACACTCGGAGCCGATCGTATTGATCGGCATCCCTGATGCCAAGGTCAAGGCGCTGGTGGCCAACTACCGCGGGCTTGACCTGGTGGCCGAGGCGGAAACGGGCGGCACCGCCCATGCGCTGGACATCATTTCCGGCGCCACCGTGACGATCATGGTGATCGACGATTCCATCATCCGCGCCGGGCTGAAGGTCGCGCGGCAGTTGGGCCTGGGCGGTCTGGCGGTCGAGGCCCCGGACGCAGGCCCAAGGTTCGAGATCGACCCCGAAGCCGAGATTGCAGACGACTGGATGACGCTGGAAGGCGACGGCACCCTGCGGCGTCTGTCGCTGGACGTCGGGCAGGTCAACGCCGCCTTTGCCGCGATGGACGATCCGCGCGCCGGCCAGCGTGCCCTGACCGAAGCGCCCGAAACCACCTTTGTCGAAATGCAGGCGACGCTGGTGTCGCATCCGGCCATCGCCCGTGTCGTGCTGGGACAGGCCGAGGCCGACAACCTGGCCAACTGGCTGGAAGAGGGCGACCACGCGGTGGCGGTCTTTGGGCGCGGGCTGTATTCCTTCAAGGGGTCGGGCTATGTGCGCGGCGGCATCTTTGACCGGATCGTGCTGATCCAGGACGATGTCTCGGTGCGGTTCCGCGACCGGATGCACAAACGGATCAACACCATCGCCGCCGAGGGCGCGCCGGTGTTCAACGAATCCGACCTGTTCAAGATCCCGGCGGACAGCGGCTTTGACCCGACGCAGCCCTTCCGCATCCAGCTGCTGGTCCAGCGCGAGGTCGGCGCGATCGAAAAGGTCTTTACCACCTTCGACCTGGGCTATCAGCTGCCTTCCCAATACCTGCGCGCGGTCGCGCCGCCGGCGTCTGCCGCGGTTCCCGACAGCGTGGCCGAGGTTACATCGCAAACCGAAGCGGACGCGCATCAGGCGCTGTGGAAGCGCATCTGGGCGGGCAAGACGCTGGAAATCGGCGTGCTGGCGGTGATGCTGACCGTGCTGACAGCCGTGTTCTTTTTCCAGGGCTTCGCCACCCGCAACGCCCGCGCCTTTCACTGGTTCCGCATCGGATACCTGACGGTGACGCTGGTGTTCCTGGGCTGGTACGCCAACGCGCAACTGTCGGTGGTCAACCTGATGGCGCTGTTCGGATCGCTGGTGTCGGGGTTCAGCTGGCAGGCCTTTTTGCTGGATCCGCTGACCTTCATCTTGTGGTTCGCGGTGGCGGCGGCGCTGCTGTTCTGGGGGCGGGGGGCCTATTGCGGCTGGCTGTGCCCGTTCGGTGCGCTGCAGGAACTGCTGAACCGCGTGGCCAAGGCGCTGCACATTCCGCAATGGACCTTGCCTTGGGGCCTGCATGAACGGTTGTGGCCGCTCAAGTACATGATCTTTCTGGGGCTTTTCGGGGTGTCGCTGACCAGTATCGAACAGGCCGAAAGACTGGCCGAGGTCGAACCCTTCAAGACCGCGATCATCCTGAACTTTGTCCGCGCCTGGCCTTTCGTGGCCTATGCGGCGGCGCTTCTGATCGCCGGTCTGTTCGTGGAACGGTTCTTTTGCCGCTACCTTTGCCCGCTGGGCGCGGCGCTGGCGATCCCTGCGCGGCTGCGCATGTTCGACTGGCTCAAGCGGTATCACGAATGCGGCAACCCCTGCCAAAGCTGCGCCCATGAATGCCCGGTGCAGTCCATCCATCCGACCGGCGAGATCAACCCGAACGAATGCATCAACTGTCTGCATTGTCAGGTGCTCTACCAGTCCGAAACCACCTGTCCGGTGGTCATCAAGAAGGTGAGGCGGCGCGCCAAGGTTGGCGCTGCGCCTGATCTGTCCCGCGATCTCTCGGGGCACCCCAACGTCACCAAATCCCAATAA